In Sulfitobacter albidus, the following proteins share a genomic window:
- a CDS encoding SDR family NAD(P)-dependent oxidoreductase: MLDTQTRKSTRGRGALHGQRILILGASDGFGRAMARAFAGSGAKVIAADTDAAALDRVDRAIPLALNGAPEDALRRVGRKWGEARLDAVLNLMPLRAPRQIDQNIAVLQGIVQGFMPALTAREGQIITVASRPEQALDVGAGAMVPALRAAQDAFAATLHRDGLSLNLVTVREDAITPARAAVMGLMMGSVGPLTGAELRL; encoded by the coding sequence ATGCTAGATACACAGACACGTAAATCGACGCGCGGCCGGGGCGCGCTTCACGGCCAGCGGATACTGATCCTGGGGGCGTCGGATGGTTTCGGGCGTGCGATGGCGCGCGCCTTTGCGGGCTCGGGCGCGAAGGTGATCGCAGCGGATACGGATGCCGCAGCCCTCGATCGGGTCGACCGTGCGATCCCGCTCGCGCTCAACGGTGCGCCCGAAGACGCGCTGCGCCGAGTGGGCCGCAAGTGGGGGGAGGCGCGGCTGGATGCGGTCCTCAACCTTATGCCGCTGCGCGCGCCGCGCCAGATCGACCAGAACATCGCCGTCCTGCAGGGTATCGTGCAGGGGTTCATGCCTGCGCTGACCGCGCGCGAAGGGCAGATCATCACCGTGGCCAGCCGCCCCGAACAGGCGCTTGACGTGGGCGCGGGCGCGATGGTGCCGGCCTTGCGCGCGGCCCAGGATGCCTTTGCCGCCACGCTGCACCGCGATGGGCTGAGCCTGAACCTCGTCACCGTACGCGAGGACGCAATCACCCCGGCGCGCGCGGCGGTGATGGGGCTGATGATGGGCAGCGTCGGGCCCCTGACCGGGGCGGAGCTGCGTCTCTAG
- a CDS encoding deoxyguanosinetriphosphate triphosphohydrolase: MRASYASDPTLTRGRLVPEDESSFRTCFQRDRDRIIHASAFRRLKHKTQVFVEHEGDYYRTRLTHSIEVAQVARTIAGALRLNGELTEAIALAHDLGHPPFGHTGEDALAALMAPYGGFDHNAQAIKIVTDLERHYAAFDGLNLTWETLEGIAKHNGPVAPAAGDDPANDPLPHALAGYNARHDLELHTHASAEAQVAALSDDIAYNNHDLHDGLRAGLFTDAQIAELPIIGAAYAQVDAAYPEINGYRRRHEALRRVFGVMVADVIETSAAALDASGARSAQDIRDLGRPVIRFSDPLWSDLRQIRDFLFTRMYRAPSVMKIRAEVTRVVEELFPLFLDQPGLLPKHWAAQVAAAGADRTMLARMVSDYIAGMTDRFALQEHARLIGGTPRAAGRQSDARYTDT, from the coding sequence CGCATCATCCACGCCAGCGCCTTTCGCAGGCTCAAGCACAAGACCCAGGTGTTTGTGGAGCATGAGGGTGATTATTACCGCACGCGACTGACCCATTCGATCGAGGTGGCGCAGGTGGCGCGCACCATCGCGGGCGCGCTGCGTCTGAACGGAGAGCTGACGGAGGCGATTGCGCTGGCCCACGACCTGGGCCATCCGCCGTTCGGACACACCGGCGAGGACGCGCTGGCCGCCCTCATGGCGCCCTACGGCGGGTTCGACCATAACGCACAGGCCATCAAGATCGTCACCGATCTTGAACGGCACTACGCCGCTTTCGACGGGCTCAACCTGACGTGGGAAACGCTGGAGGGGATTGCCAAGCATAACGGTCCGGTGGCGCCTGCCGCGGGCGATGATCCGGCCAATGATCCGCTGCCGCATGCGTTAGCGGGCTACAACGCGCGCCACGATCTGGAACTACACACCCACGCCAGCGCCGAGGCGCAGGTCGCGGCCCTGTCGGACGATATCGCCTACAACAACCACGATCTGCACGACGGTCTGCGTGCGGGGCTGTTCACGGATGCGCAGATTGCCGAACTGCCGATCATCGGCGCGGCCTACGCGCAGGTCGATGCCGCCTATCCCGAGATCAACGGCTACCGCCGCCGCCATGAGGCGCTGCGCCGGGTGTTTGGCGTGATGGTGGCCGATGTGATCGAAACCTCTGCCGCCGCACTCGACGCCTCAGGCGCGCGCAGCGCGCAGGACATCCGCGATCTGGGCCGACCCGTCATCCGGTTTTCCGATCCGCTTTGGTCGGATCTGCGCCAGATCCGCGATTTCCTGTTCACCCGCATGTACCGCGCGCCGTCGGTGATGAAAATCCGCGCCGAGGTGACCCGCGTGGTTGAAGAGCTGTTTCCATTGTTTCTCGATCAGCCGGGATTGTTGCCGAAACACTGGGCCGCGCAGGTTGCGGCGGCGGGGGCAGACCGTACAATGCTGGCAAGAATGGTCAGCGATTACATCGCCGGGATGACCGACCGCTTTGCGCTGCAGGAGCACGCGCGATTGATCGGCGGCACGCCCCGCGCGGCAGGGAGACAAAGCGATGCTAGATACACAGACACGTAA